In Nasonia vitripennis strain AsymCx chromosome 2, Nvit_psr_1.1, whole genome shotgun sequence, a genomic segment contains:
- the LOC100120524 gene encoding myotubularin-related protein 9: MEFGDLISIPRVDHVILTDKTKERTKSCKIEGTLCISGHHLILSDRQKNSQQELWLLYRNIDVMEKKINNQIPGGSIILKCKDFHIYQLDFGSTNDLVKVAQSIEKLSCLDQTLQYPFFYRPQSLSNSKVQIEDGWTAFQPLSEWSRLLAAHGDEWRICHLNRDYKVCSSYSADVIVPRHIEDEIIVSSANFRDSGRFPVLCYRHDGGGILIRSSQPMCGPTGKRCKGDEMLLNSYLRPGKRGVIVDTRSLTQAQNARTKGGGTEIDAAYPQWLKSHKTISRATDLSESLSKLVEACNDLTSSTSQWLSRVDNSKWLSAVQDAMNAACVTAQCLEQEQTAVLVHGGSGRDTTLIVTSLVQAILNPDCRTVRGLQALIEREWLQAGHAFYTRTRHGAYYTYGQNPQDAPTFLLFLDCLYQLHHQFQQSFEYTTEMLVEIFKHAYSSNYGTFLGDSESERTRLKLSDHTFSLWSYMNQPDVLEKYMNPLYDPNPGIIWPSVAPVSIELWRELYLGHNAAAPWDGLLRCVLEIKDKHQSIKRAAVELHQQIRQAFDESDQLLSDNNSSSSAASGSCTYNNSQQLGLQEDTIHRKLSQLSLEQSKNT; encoded by the exons ATGGAATTTGGCGATCTGATCTCAATTCCTCGAGTCGACCATGTGATATTAACCGACAAAACAAAAGAGAGGACCAAGTCTTGTAAAATAGAGGGAACACTGTGCATTAGTGGACATCACCTTATCCTTTCAGATAGACAGAAGAACAGCCAACAGGAGCTATGG CTTCTGTATCGTAATATCGATGTCATGgaaaagaaaatcaataacCAAATTCCTGGAGGTagcataattttaaaatgcaaGGATTTCCATATTTACCAATTAGATTTTGGATCTACAAATGATTTAGTTAAAGTAGCACAATCCATAGAGAAATTATCATGCCTAG ATCAAACATTGCAATATCCCTTTTTCTATAGACCGCAATCACTAAGCAATTCCAAAGTACAAATAGAAGATGGATGGACTGCATTTCAACCACTCTCAGAATGGTCCAGATTATTAGCAGCTCACGGTGATGAGTGGCGCATATGTCATTTAAATAGAGACTATAAAGTCTGCAGTTCTTATTCTGCAGATGTGATAGTACCTAGACACATAGAAGATGAAATAATAGTTTCATCTGCAAATTTTAGAGATAGTGGTAGATTTCCTGTTCTGTGTTATAGGCATGATGGAGGG gGTATTTTGATAAGAAGTAGTCAACCAATGTGTGGTCCAACAGGAAAACGTTGTAAAGGAGATGAGATGCTTCTAAATTCTTATTTGAGACCTGGAAAAAGGgg CGTCATAGTGGACACAAGAAGTCTAACACAGGCACAGAATGCTAGAACCAAAGGAGGTGGCACAGAGATAGACGCTGCCTATCCTCAGTGGCTTAAATCTCATAAAACAATTTCTCGCGCTACCGATTTATCGGAAAGCCTATCGAAGTTGGTCGAAGCCTGTAATGATTTGACCAGCTCTACCTCTCAGTGGCTATCCAGAGTAGATAATAGCAAGTGGTTGTCAGCTGTACAAGACGCTATGAATGCAGCTTGTGTTACTGCTCAGTGTCTTGAACAAGAACAAACTGCCGTTTTGGTACATG GTGGTAGCGGACGAGATACCACCCTCATAGTAACTAGTTTGGTGCAAGCAATTTTAAACCCTGACTGCCGAACCGTGAGAGGCTTACAAGCGTTGATAGAACGCGAATGGTTGCAAGCTGGTCATGCTTTCTACACCAGAACTCGTCACGGGGCCTATTACACTTATGGACAAAATCCACAAGATGCCCCGACGTTTCTCCTATTTTTAGACTGTCTCTATCAATTACACCATCAGTTCCAGCAAAGTTTCGAATACACGACTGAAATGCTCGTCGAAATTTTCAAGCATGCTTATTCTTCCAATTATGGAACATTCTTAG GCGACTCAGAATCTGAACGGACCCGTTTAAAATTATCGGATCACACGTTCAGCCTTTGGTCGTACATGAACCAGCCGGACGTCTTGGAGAAGTACATGAATCCTCTATATGACCCAAATCCGGGTATAATTTGGCCGAGCGTTGCCCCTGTAAGCATAGAGCTTTGGCGAGAGCTCTACTTAGGACACAATGCAGCTGCGCCCTGGGATGGTTTACTTCGCTGTGTCCTTGAGATCAAAGACAAACACCAGTCAATCAAACGAGCTGCTGTCGAGCTGCACCAACAGATTCGACAGGCTTTCGACGAGTCGGATCAGCTACTTTCCGACAATAACTCATCTTCTTCTGCTGCAAGCGGTAGTTGTACGTACAACAATTCTCAACAATTGGGATTGCAGGAGGATACAATTCATCGTAAGCTGTCTCAACTTAGCTTAGAGCAGTCAAAGAACACTTGA
- the LOC100120549 gene encoding beta-catenin-like protein 1 translates to MDIGELLSYKPPNTPKRSAPGEEDDEDEWDAKRSKKLIKTPYHPRQRHTRHAPETPTPVRATPVRTSEPPTPIRAALPAPENDVVEPQLTQEQKADILKYVETEAAEVEPLDETNLKRMILLFEKRALRNQEMRVKFPDQPDKFMESEVELHDVLQELHAVATNPELYPVMVELGIVPSLLELLAHENTDVAVGVVDLLQELTESDVYNEAAEEADTLIDALLQQQVFALLVQNLDRLDETISEESDGVFNTLAIFENLLETRPELCVEAGKQGLIAWLLKRIKMKTPFNTNKLYASEILSILLQNTQENKLLLGDQDGIDVLLQQLAYYKRHDPQTDQEQELMENLFDILCSSLMEAVNRERFLKGEGLQLMNLMLREKKMSRNGSLKVLDYAMNGADGKDNCSKFVDILGLRTIFPLFMKTPTKNRKKIVTAEEHEEHVVSIIASMLRHCKGQQRQRLLSKFTENDYEKVDRLMELHFKYLEKVEEVEKNAKDDDDEEETMIKRLNEGLFTLQLVDYILLEACIGCPPAVKQRVTRILTQRRASLKTIRNIVREYAGNLGDDGDVEWKEAQQQHILQLIDKF, encoded by the exons ATGGATATAGGAGAATTATTGTCTTATAAG CCACCAAATACTCCAAAACGTTCAGCCCCAGGAGAAGAGGATGATgaagatgaatgggatgccaAAAGATCAAAAAAACTTATTAAAACACCGTACCATCCTCGCCAAAGACATACAAGACACGCTCCTGAAACTCCTACACCAGTAAGAGCAACCCCTGTAAGAACAAGTGAACCACCTACTCCAATTCGTGCAGCACTTCCTGCTCCAGAAAATGATGTTGTAGAACCACAATTAACTCAAGAGCAAAAAGCAGATATCTTGAAGTATGTTGAAACAGAAGCAGCAGAGGTTGAGCCATTAGATGAAACAAATTTGAAGAGAATGATTTTGTTGTTTGAAAAGAGAGCTTTGAGAAACCAGGAAATGCGGGTGAAATTTCCAGATCAGCCTGACAAATTTATGGAGTCAGAAGTTGAACTTCATGACGTTTTACAAGAACTTCACGCTGTTGCAACTAATCCAGAGCTTTATCCTGTGATGGTAGAGTTAGGTATAGTGCCATCGTTGCTTGAATTATTGGCACATGAAAATACTGATGTTGCAGTAGGAGTTGTAGATTTATTACAAGAGCTCACAGAATCTGATGTTTATAATGAAGCAGCAGAAGAAGCTGATACATTGATAGATGCATTGTTACAGCAACAAGTCTTTGCTTTATTGGTACAAAATTTGGATAGACTTGATGAAACCATTAGTGAGGAAAGTGATGGAGTCTTTAACACGTTAg CTATCTTCGAAAATTTGTTGGAAACTAGACCAGAATTGTGTGTGGAAGCTGGCAAACAAGGTTTGATAGCATGGTTAttgaaaagaataaaaatgaaaactccTTTCAACACAAACAAACTTTACGCCAGTGAAATTTTGTCCATCTTGCTCCAAAATACTCAAGAGAATAAGCTTTTACTAGGTGATCAAGATGGGATTGATGTGCTTCTCCAACAGTTGGCT taTTATAAGAGGCACGATCCCCAAACAGATCAAGAACAGGAGTTGATGGAAAATCTTTTTGATATCTTGTGCTCAAGTTTGATGGAAGCAGTTAACCGTGAAAGGTTCTTAAAAGGTGAAGGACTCCAACTTATGAATCTTATgttgagagaaaagaaaatgtcACGAAATGGTTCGCTGAAG gtTCTTGATTATGCAATGAACGGTGCTGATGGTAAAGATAATTGCAGTAAGTTTGTTGATATTCTTGGCCTTAGGACAATATTCCCCTTGTTTATGAAAACCCccacgaaaaatcgaaaaaaaatcgttaccGCTGAAGAACATGAAG AACACGTCGTATCTATCATAGCTAGTATGTTAAGACATTGTAAAGGTCAACAACGTCAGAGGCTACTCAGTAAGTTTACTGAAAATGACTATGAAAAAGTTGATCGGTTGATGGAACTCCACTTCAAATACCTTGAAAAAGTAGAAGaagtagaaaaaaatgcaaag gatgatgatgatgaagaaGAGACAATGATTAAAAGACTGAACGAAGGACTCTTTACTTTGCAATTAGTCGATTATATATTACTTGAAGCTTGCATTGGTTGCCCACCAGCTGTAAAGCAGAGAGTAACACGAATTCTTACCCAGAGAAGAGCCTCGCTTAAAACTATTAGAAATATTGTAAGAG AATATGCCGGAAATCTAGGAGATGACGGAGACGTTGAGTGGAAGGAAGCGCAGCAACAACACATTCTTCAATTAATCGACaagttttga
- the LOC100117751 gene encoding Golgi SNAP receptor complex member 2 yields METLYHQTNKLVQELQHLFSQLDKKNPNLDVAAVEHEIQTKLQNINSNCDRLDILCSKGPISQRQNAKMRVDLLKYESRHLTSALNKWKQTILSKQRKEAEREALLSRKFTTNDHVDIMIDHSLQHNTSMRNSINGVDNMLQTGFGIMDSLQSQRYTLKGAHKRLIDIGNVLGLSNTTMRLIENRARSDGFILVFGMIFTCLVIALVLIYVYYI; encoded by the exons ATGGAAACGCTTTATCATCAAACGAATAAGTTGGTGCAAGAATTACAGCACTTGTTCAGCCAGCtggataaaaaaaatcctaACCTTGACGTCGCGGCAGTTGAACATGAAATCCAAACAAAACTTCAGAATATTAACAG TAACTGTGATAGGCTAGACATTTTGTGCTCAAAGGGCCCTATATCACAGCggcaaaatgcaaaaatgcGAGTGGACTTGTTGAAATACGAAAGCAGACATCTGACATCAGCTCTGAATAAATGGAAGCAGACAATTTtaagcaaacaaagaaaagagGCAGAAAGAGAAGCTCTTCTATCTCGTAAATTTACCACCAATGATCATGTGGACATAATGATTGATCACAGCCTACAACATAACACCAGCATGCGTAACTCAATCAATGGAGTTGACAATATGCTCCAGACAGGCTTTGGTATTATGGACAGCTTGCAATCACAGAGGTATACACTGAAGGGAGCACATAAGCGTTTAATTGATATCGGTAACGTCTTAGGTTTGTCTAACACAACTATGAGACTGATTGAAAACAGAGCTCGTTCAGATGGATTCATTCTGGTATTTGGCATGATTTTCACATGCCTTGTTATAGCACTAGTACTGATTTATGTTTACTACATATAA